A single window of Candidatus Bathyarchaeota archaeon DNA harbors:
- a CDS encoding nodulation protein NfeD: MKVRLVTVIFFLAATALLFIPFSNFVSADNGSNVVLVVKVDGEITEATKIMFENSLKMAESSSVRLIVFEENTPGGEAGAVQEIMTLLENSKVPTCVFVYPSGAAAWSGGTYILMASHIAAMAPGTTIGSCQPALPTGEVVESSKYVNAYADLIANHAKFHCRNETAARLFVEENLNLGPEKALRFGVIEVVAENLTVLLKKLESFSLIKFENLEETTVWKLVLKNEAQNYDYKERVDFEGISEAKVIEYSVGIQVLFLRVLFNPLVSSLLLIIGIFAILIGIKTPGWGAEIAGAICLFLALVSFGAIGIAPAAVLFFVLGVALLIAELKTNIGVLAVTGAICIIIGSLFMFPSPQWLLNPEIARQIQETLVVAAILSSIVFALLVYKLAETKMLKAKTGAEALIGAKGIAATDLAPQGEIRVLGEYWRAKTHGKPVKKGEKVEVIGKEGLILIVKPADEKA, translated from the coding sequence ATGAAAGTTCGTCTAGTTACTGTAATATTTTTCCTAGCTGCCACTGCTCTCTTATTTATTCCGTTCTCAAACTTTGTTTCTGCAGACAACGGTTCGAATGTTGTGTTAGTTGTAAAGGTTGACGGCGAAATAACTGAGGCTACAAAAATAATGTTTGAAAATTCTCTAAAGATGGCTGAGTCCTCGTCTGTCCGCCTAATAGTTTTTGAGGAGAACACTCCAGGCGGAGAAGCAGGAGCCGTTCAGGAAATAATGACTTTACTTGAAAACTCGAAAGTACCTACTTGCGTGTTCGTATACCCAAGCGGAGCCGCGGCATGGAGCGGTGGAACATACATTTTAATGGCTTCCCACATTGCTGCAATGGCGCCAGGCACAACCATAGGGTCATGCCAACCTGCACTTCCAACCGGAGAGGTTGTAGAATCATCCAAATATGTTAACGCTTATGCGGATTTAATTGCAAATCACGCAAAGTTTCACTGTCGAAACGAAACTGCTGCAAGACTTTTTGTTGAAGAAAATCTCAATTTGGGGCCGGAAAAAGCCTTGCGATTCGGCGTTATTGAAGTCGTAGCCGAAAACCTAACGGTTCTGCTTAAAAAGCTGGAGTCATTTTCGTTGATTAAATTTGAAAATCTTGAGGAAACGACGGTCTGGAAACTTGTCTTAAAAAATGAAGCTCAAAATTATGATTATAAGGAAAGGGTGGATTTTGAGGGGATAAGCGAGGCTAAGGTAATTGAATATTCGGTTGGAATTCAAGTTCTTTTTCTGAGAGTTCTCTTTAATCCGCTTGTGAGTTCCCTTCTTTTAATAATAGGAATCTTTGCAATTTTGATAGGAATTAAAACTCCGGGGTGGGGAGCCGAAATTGCTGGGGCGATATGTCTCTTCTTAGCTTTAGTTTCCTTTGGAGCTATCGGAATTGCGCCGGCAGCGGTTTTATTTTTTGTTTTAGGAGTTGCTCTTTTGATTGCAGAATTGAAAACAAATATTGGTGTTTTAGCGGTTACTGGAGCAATATGCATAATCATCGGAAGCCTATTCATGTTTCCCTCTCCACAATGGCTGCTTAACCCGGAAATTGCAAGGCAAATTCAGGAAACCCTCGTAGTAGCCGCCATTTTGTCATCCATTGTTTTCGCACTTTTAGTTTACAAGCTTGCTGAAACCAAAATGCTTAAAGCTAAAACTGGAGCTGAAGCCCTTATTGGAGCGAAAGGAATAGCAGCTACAGATTTAGCTCCTCAAGGCGAAATTAGAGTCTTAGGCGAATATTGGCGTGCAAAAACGCATGGAAAACCAGTAAAAAAGGGAGAAAAAGTAGAAGTTATTGGCAAAGAGGGCTTAATTCTCATCGTAAAGCCTGCAGATGAAAAAGCTTAA
- a CDS encoding inositol-3-phosphate synthase, whose amino-acid sequence MSIRVAIAGIGNCASALVQGVEYYKNANDRDRIPGLMHVNFGGYRIKDIEFVAAFDINRLKIGKDLSEAIFTEPNCCYKFADVPKLGVEVLPAPILDGVAPHMREPFKAYDEKEVKPVDVAQVLRETQADILINFLPVGSHKASRHLAEACLDAKVAFVNCIPEFIASDPTWAGKFEERGIPIAGDDVKSQLGATIVHRALAHLLVMRGVEIEKTYQLNVGGNTDFLNMTADDRLTTKKISKTEAVTSLVPYKTEAWAGPSGYVPFLNDTKVCFIRIEGRKFGNTPVTIDVRLQVEDSPNSAGMVIDVIRAVKIALDRGVAGPLISISAYAFKHPPQQVPDHLARQWVEDFIQGKRER is encoded by the coding sequence ATGAGCATACGTGTTGCGATAGCGGGAATTGGAAATTGCGCTTCAGCTTTAGTGCAGGGAGTAGAATACTACAAGAATGCAAATGACCGTGACCGCATACCTGGACTTATGCACGTTAACTTCGGAGGCTACAGAATAAAGGACATCGAATTCGTAGCCGCCTTCGATATCAACAGACTAAAAATCGGCAAGGATCTCTCAGAGGCAATTTTCACTGAGCCAAACTGCTGCTACAAGTTCGCCGACGTGCCAAAGCTCGGAGTAGAAGTTTTGCCAGCTCCGATACTCGACGGTGTCGCCCCCCACATGCGGGAGCCTTTCAAAGCCTACGACGAAAAAGAAGTTAAACCAGTTGACGTCGCCCAAGTGTTAAGGGAAACTCAAGCAGACATTCTCATAAACTTCCTTCCAGTCGGAAGCCACAAGGCGTCACGGCACCTAGCTGAAGCTTGCCTAGACGCAAAAGTAGCCTTCGTCAACTGCATACCTGAATTTATAGCCTCAGATCCAACATGGGCTGGAAAGTTCGAGGAGCGAGGAATCCCAATAGCCGGAGACGACGTAAAAAGCCAGCTCGGCGCAACCATAGTCCATAGGGCATTAGCTCACCTACTCGTAATGAGAGGAGTAGAAATCGAGAAAACCTACCAGCTTAACGTTGGCGGAAACACGGACTTCCTAAACATGACGGCTGACGATAGGTTAACAACCAAGAAGATAAGTAAGACGGAAGCAGTAACAAGCCTAGTGCCATACAAGACGGAAGCATGGGCTGGACCAAGCGGTTATGTGCCATTCCTAAACGACACAAAGGTGTGCTTCATACGCATAGAAGGACGAAAGTTCGGCAATACGCCAGTTACGATAGACGTTAGACTTCAAGTTGAAGATTCGCCTAACAGTGCAGGAATGGTAATAGACGTTATCAGAGCGGTTAAAATAGCCCTTGACAGAGGGGTCGCCGGCCCGTTGATAAGCATTTCAGCCTACGCCTTCAAGCATCCGCCGCAGCAGGTGCCAGACCACCTAGCGAGACAGTGGGTTGAGGACTTTATTCAAGGAAAACGAGAACGATAA
- a CDS encoding slipin family protein translates to MDGLTLFGIFIVIIIVLILLSGIRIIREWERMPVLRLGRYVGIRGPGITYVIPFIERVPRIVSTRIMTIPFRTEQTLTMDNVPVNVDAVMYCKPVDVEKCILNVEDYLVATQWAAQTTLREVIGRIELNELLAEREKVGAHLREIIDEKTEAWGIKVTAVEVKDVIIPSVLQDAMSRQAQAERERMARVTLATAEYQAAQKMIEAAELYEKNPKALALRWMNILYEIGQQPGTNTIMLIPSTMPEAGVPLVGLYGLKKIGEQEKSKPKESSEKEE, encoded by the coding sequence ATGGACGGGTTAACACTATTCGGAATATTCATAGTAATAATCATAGTGCTAATTCTACTGAGCGGAATAAGAATAATCAGAGAATGGGAACGCATGCCAGTTCTCAGACTTGGACGCTACGTGGGAATAAGAGGGCCGGGAATAACCTATGTAATTCCTTTCATAGAAAGAGTACCCCGAATAGTATCAACAAGAATCATGACTATTCCGTTCAGAACAGAGCAGACGTTGACCATGGACAATGTGCCAGTAAATGTGGACGCAGTTATGTACTGCAAACCAGTGGATGTTGAAAAGTGCATATTAAACGTTGAAGACTATCTAGTGGCAACTCAATGGGCTGCGCAGACTACGCTGCGGGAGGTTATAGGAAGAATAGAACTTAACGAACTTCTGGCTGAAAGAGAAAAGGTTGGAGCTCACCTACGAGAAATAATTGACGAGAAAACTGAGGCTTGGGGAATAAAAGTTACCGCCGTCGAAGTTAAGGACGTTATCATCCCGTCTGTTCTTCAAGACGCCATGTCCAGACAGGCCCAAGCTGAAAGAGAAAGAATGGCGAGAGTAACCTTGGCAACTGCCGAGTACCAAGCAGCCCAGAAAATGATTGAAGCAGCAGAACTTTACGAGAAAAATCCTAAGGCATTAGCCCTAAGATGGATGAACATACTTTACGAGATTGGACAGCAACCAGGAACAAACACTATAATGCTTATTCCAAGCACAATGCCAGAAGCCGGCGTGCCGCTAGTCGGCCTTTATGGCCTAAAAAAGATCGGAGAGCAAGAGAAGAGCAAGCCTAAAGAATCTAGCGAGAAAGAAGAGTGA
- a CDS encoding CDP-alcohol phosphatidyltransferase family protein, producing MHKKWDGIVSQLINRRFSRPTARFLAEKTRITPNQMSFLSFLVGVFSGISFLLGQSIVGGILAQAASILDGVDGDLAVITGKISKFGGFFDSILDRYADSAIILGLTLNALSLNRNTLIVLAVGLAALFGSLMVSYSRAKAEADLNLVFKTGFSGYAANRDVRLFIIMIGGILNQAYITLIILAVLTNLVVFKRILDARSSMFKK from the coding sequence TTGCATAAAAAATGGGATGGAATAGTCTCCCAACTCATAAATAGAAGATTTTCAAGGCCAACTGCACGTTTTCTAGCTGAAAAAACGAGAATAACCCCTAACCAGATGAGTTTTCTCAGTTTTCTAGTAGGAGTTTTCTCCGGAATCTCTTTTCTACTTGGACAAAGCATTGTTGGAGGAATACTTGCACAAGCAGCCTCAATTCTGGACGGAGTGGACGGTGACCTCGCTGTGATAACTGGTAAAATTTCAAAGTTCGGAGGTTTTTTCGATTCGATTCTTGACCGCTACGCAGATTCAGCCATTATTTTAGGCTTAACGCTAAATGCGTTGAGTTTAAACAGAAACACTTTAATCGTTTTAGCCGTGGGGCTTGCAGCTCTTTTCGGCAGTTTAATGGTAAGCTACAGCAGAGCAAAAGCTGAAGCTGACTTGAATTTGGTCTTTAAAACTGGTTTTTCAGGTTACGCCGCAAACAGGGACGTACGCCTATTCATAATTATGATTGGCGGAATACTTAACCAAGCCTACATCACTTTAATCATTTTAGCAGTATTAACAAACTTGGTTGTTTTTAAGAGAATTTTAGATGCGAGAAGCAGCATGTTTAAAAAATGA
- the nadA gene encoding quinolinate synthase NadA, with the protein MRNLAGKDQELVNKILKLKKEKKAVILAHNYQRAEIQDIADYVGDSIELSRKAVEEKEAEIILFSAVDFMAESAAILNPEKKVLLPSKGARCPMAQMLPVEQVRMWKRKHPSVPVVLYVNTLAEAKAECDVCCTSANAVEIVNALDAEKVLFGPDRNLAWHVQKETGKEVIPIPERGFCPTHLLFQKEDIQILRKENADAVVAVHPECLPEVQAIADFVGSTSQMCRYAKNSTSQKIIIATEVGLLHRLKKENPEKTFLPAYSDAVCPNMKLNTLERLYLALKNEEYAVSVPVAVAKKAREALEKMFTLLSR; encoded by the coding sequence ATGAGAAACTTGGCAGGGAAAGACCAAGAACTTGTTAATAAAATCTTGAAGCTGAAAAAGGAAAAGAAGGCAGTCATACTTGCACATAATTATCAACGTGCAGAAATTCAAGACATAGCCGACTACGTTGGAGACAGCATAGAACTCTCAAGAAAGGCCGTGGAGGAAAAAGAAGCAGAAATAATTCTTTTCTCAGCCGTAGACTTCATGGCTGAATCAGCCGCTATTCTAAATCCGGAAAAGAAAGTTTTGTTACCAAGCAAAGGCGCAAGATGTCCCATGGCCCAGATGCTTCCAGTAGAGCAAGTTAGAATGTGGAAAAGAAAGCATCCGAGTGTTCCCGTTGTACTTTATGTCAATACTTTAGCGGAGGCGAAAGCCGAATGCGACGTGTGCTGTACATCCGCTAACGCTGTTGAAATAGTTAACGCCTTAGATGCAGAAAAAGTCCTATTCGGGCCAGACCGCAACTTGGCATGGCACGTTCAGAAAGAAACTGGAAAAGAGGTTATCCCAATTCCTGAACGTGGCTTCTGTCCAACCCATCTGCTATTCCAGAAAGAAGACATTCAAATACTGAGGAAGGAGAATGCTGACGCCGTTGTTGCCGTTCATCCTGAATGCCTTCCAGAAGTGCAGGCCATAGCCGATTTTGTCGGTAGCACATCTCAAATGTGTAGATACGCAAAAAATTCAACCAGCCAAAAAATTATTATCGCAACCGAAGTTGGACTTCTACATCGTTTAAAGAAGGAGAATCCGGAAAAAACGTTTTTGCCAGCTTATTCGGATGCAGTTTGCCCAAACATGAAGTTGAATACTCTTGAAAGGCTTTATTTGGCGCTGAAAAATGAAGAATATGCAGTTTCTGTTCCGGTTGCTGTAGCGAAGAAGGCCAGAGAAGCTTTGGAAAAAATGTTCACTCTTCTTTCTCGCTAG
- a CDS encoding NTP transferase domain-containing protein, which translates to MIKAVILAAGRGKRISKCMNDKPKPLIPIFGKPLIEYPLEALSKNGIEECIIVVGYKAETIQNYLGKEKYNIKIRYVYNPAYEEGNGISLYVTRKFFENSESFLVLMADHLVTAEIVKKAIEHVGKSPLLCVDRSPKYNSQLKDATKVLVNDKGFIQNIGKNLTEWNAIDTGVFILNGRIFEEIEKVKENPPVTVSKCLRQMIRDDVPFWACDVSGLFWLDIDLPEDLEFAEKILAEMTSIA; encoded by the coding sequence ATGATTAAGGCAGTAATACTTGCAGCCGGACGGGGAAAACGCATATCCAAATGCATGAATGATAAGCCTAAACCCTTAATCCCCATTTTTGGGAAACCACTAATAGAGTACCCTTTAGAAGCTTTGAGTAAAAACGGCATAGAAGAATGCATAATTGTAGTTGGCTACAAAGCTGAAACTATCCAAAATTATCTTGGCAAAGAAAAATACAATATCAAAATTAGGTATGTTTATAATCCCGCTTACGAGGAAGGAAACGGCATATCCTTATACGTTACAAGAAAATTTTTTGAAAACTCTGAATCTTTCCTCGTTTTAATGGCAGACCACCTCGTTACCGCTGAAATCGTTAAAAAAGCCATTGAACACGTCGGAAAAAGTCCGCTACTATGTGTCGACCGTTCACCCAAGTATAATTCACAACTAAAGGACGCAACCAAAGTTTTAGTGAACGATAAAGGATTCATACAAAACATTGGAAAGAACCTAACAGAATGGAACGCCATAGACACTGGAGTTTTCATTTTAAATGGAAGAATTTTTGAAGAAATCGAGAAGGTTAAGGAAAATCCTCCAGTTACCGTCAGTAAATGTTTAAGGCAAATGATTCGAGATGACGTTCCATTTTGGGCTTGCGATGTTTCAGGTCTTTTCTGGCTTGACATAGACTTACCGGAAGATTTGGAGTTTGCCGAGAAAATTTTAGCTGAGATGACTTCTATTGCATAA